In Cryptomeria japonica chromosome 10, Sugi_1.0, whole genome shotgun sequence, a genomic segment contains:
- the LOC131063405 gene encoding uncharacterized protein At1g66480-like, which translates to MGNAILSRAHNGHVKIMKLDGHVMKMKVPVTLDEILQDYPGYVILHSEAPKVDNHPLSVRSGIAMNAKSRLESMLLGRRSISDISHMNCEPSSSEILSEHNGGVRVKVRMRKAELIEMMAESQDSSQTAERILESCLNSVKSQQMESRNVMDDQEEKEDNLVKQVRFRSVHNRDDF; encoded by the exons ATGGGCAACGCAATTTTGTCGAGAGCTCATAATGGGCATGTTAAGATCATGAAATTAGACGGACACGTGATGAAGATGAAGGTGCCTGTGACATTAGATGAAATCCTCCAAGATTATCCAGGCTATGTCATTTTGCACTCCGAAGCA CCAAAGGTGGACAATCACCCACTAAGCGTCCGTTCTGGGATAGCAATGAACGCAAAGTCCAGGCTTGAAAGTATGTTGTTAGGGCGCAGATCCATTTCTGATATTTCTCACATGAATTGTGAGCCATCATCTTCTGAGATCTTGAGTGAACATAATGGAGGTGTGAGGGTTAAAGTGCGTATGAGAAAGGCTGAGCTTATTGAAATGATGGCAGAGAGCCAAGACAGTTCTCAGACCGCCGAAAGAATCCTTGAGTCCTGCCTCAACTCTGTCAAATCCCAGCAAATGGAGAGCAGAAATGTAATGGATGatcaagaggaaaaggaagacaattTG GTAAAGCAGGTTAGATTTCGTTCTGTGCACAATCGAGATGACTTTTAG